A section of the Pedobacter sp. HDW13 genome encodes:
- a CDS encoding DUF1508 domain-containing protein, protein MTGQNDKWEFYQDSRSEWRWRRIASNGAIVGASTQGYSNKSDCIANARRNGYTG, encoded by the coding sequence ATGACCGGACAAAACGACAAATGGGAATTCTATCAAGATTCAAGAAGTGAATGGAGATGGAGAAGAATTGCTTCTAATGGGGCAATTGTTGGAGCTTCAACGCAAGGTTACTCCAACAAATCAGATTGCATTGCAAATGCAAGAAGAAACGGATATACTGGATAA
- a CDS encoding type I restriction endonuclease, translating into MELKLKLEQLHQRVNGLKEQIQTEEATKNAFVMPFIQILGYDIFNPTEVIPEHICDIGTKKGEKVDYVIRKNDEPILIFECKHWKENADAHNSQLHRYYHVSKARFGVLTNGRVYNFYADLEKPNIMDEKPFLTIDIEDLKDSSIKILESFTKNGYNLETILDSAEALKYIKAIRKEFEKEIENPSDELVKLLVNRFFDKPLTANRMLAFKEYAKKALSISINESISDRLKSALNINETIKKQEDNRIDVSDDSTDVSKIVTTEEELEAFQIVKAILREKISATRIAPRDTQSYFGVLLDDNNRKPICRFHFNTTNKYLETFHNGKDAGEKTLLNNLDDIYGLRNQLHQTLDQY; encoded by the coding sequence ATGGAACTTAAACTAAAGCTCGAACAACTACACCAGCGCGTAAATGGTTTAAAAGAGCAGATACAAACCGAAGAAGCCACCAAAAATGCTTTCGTAATGCCTTTTATCCAGATTTTGGGTTATGACATTTTTAATCCGACAGAAGTAATCCCTGAACACATTTGCGATATCGGCACAAAAAAAGGTGAAAAAGTAGATTATGTAATCAGAAAAAACGACGAGCCCATTCTCATTTTTGAATGCAAGCACTGGAAAGAAAATGCCGATGCACATAACTCGCAACTGCACCGTTATTACCATGTTTCGAAAGCCCGATTTGGTGTACTTACTAATGGCCGGGTTTACAACTTCTACGCCGATTTAGAAAAGCCCAACATTATGGATGAGAAACCTTTCTTAACCATCGATATAGAAGACCTGAAAGACAGTTCGATTAAAATACTGGAAAGCTTTACTAAAAATGGCTACAACCTCGAAACCATTCTCGATTCGGCCGAAGCCTTAAAATACATCAAAGCCATCAGAAAAGAATTTGAAAAAGAAATCGAAAACCCTTCTGACGAACTCGTTAAATTATTGGTTAACCGCTTTTTCGATAAACCCTTAACCGCAAACCGAATGCTGGCCTTTAAAGAATATGCTAAAAAGGCACTCAGCATTTCCATTAACGAATCCATCAGCGATAGGTTAAAGTCGGCGTTGAACATAAACGAAACCATTAAAAAACAGGAAGACAATCGGATAGATGTTTCAGATGACAGCACTGATGTTTCGAAAATTGTAACTACTGAAGAGGAATTAGAGGCCTTTCAGATTGTGAAAGCCATTTTGCGCGAAAAGATTTCGGCAACACGCATTGCCCCCCGCGATACCCAGTCTTACTTTGGCGTACTTTTAGACGATAACAACCGGAAACCCATTTGCAGGTTTCATTTTAACACTACCAATAAATACCTGGAAACTTTCCATAACGGAAAAGATGCCGGAGAGAAAACACTGCTCAACAACCTGGATGATATATATGGTTTGAGAAACCAGCTCCACCAAACTTTAGATCAATATTAA
- a CDS encoding DUF4407 domain-containing protein, producing the protein MNSEFYQSPKSSGFMRLFWKAAGADRFILERSTYGDQIKYVCLGGIIIATGVMAAIAGGYAFYTIFAPKGNAIDSFKAVEGIASNYDPTHIPTALISIVFGLIWGAIIFNIDRFIITSTGKGDGTEAITRKELVGALPRIVMGAIIALTISKPVEIRMFKTEIDVALHAKQIKQEQAYKAEIEKVANGEIEKKQAIIREQLNRIARLDSISTVRKADIAYENSHGGCSFKCTEFKNQLASNQAEVTAIKGDPEFIKVKKDLETLETDKVNKLKESGKVAAGLDGLLERIKLAHEEAGWVISLFVTLLFMTIELTPIFFKLMLIKSPYDYMEENIKELIKADKGIEIQHNFYPDGEGIERDLVINHQVLRILKEKILLLETQSALSNEAINAWKHKKQNDINTNPEAYLSEE; encoded by the coding sequence ATGAATAGTGAATTTTATCAGTCTCCTAAGTCGAGTGGTTTCATGCGGCTTTTTTGGAAAGCAGCTGGAGCTGACCGGTTTATTTTAGAAAGAAGCACCTACGGTGATCAGATCAAGTATGTTTGCCTGGGTGGCATTATTATCGCAACTGGTGTAATGGCTGCAATTGCAGGAGGTTATGCATTTTACACCATTTTTGCCCCAAAAGGAAATGCAATAGATTCTTTCAAGGCAGTTGAAGGTATTGCTAGTAATTATGATCCAACACATATCCCTACTGCATTAATTTCAATTGTATTTGGATTAATCTGGGGTGCAATTATATTCAACATTGATCGATTTATCATTACAAGTACGGGCAAAGGTGATGGAACAGAAGCTATTACCAGAAAAGAATTGGTTGGTGCACTTCCTCGTATTGTAATGGGTGCCATTATTGCCCTAACTATCTCAAAACCCGTTGAGATAAGAATGTTTAAAACGGAAATCGATGTTGCTCTACATGCTAAGCAAATTAAACAAGAACAGGCATATAAAGCCGAAATTGAAAAAGTTGCTAATGGGGAGATTGAAAAAAAACAGGCTATAATCAGAGAACAGCTTAACAGAATTGCCAGATTAGACAGCATAAGTACGGTAAGAAAAGCAGACATAGCTTATGAAAATTCGCATGGCGGTTGCTCTTTTAAATGTACTGAATTCAAAAATCAATTGGCCTCAAATCAGGCGGAAGTTACAGCAATTAAAGGTGATCCTGAATTTATAAAGGTGAAAAAGGATCTCGAAACTTTAGAAACGGACAAGGTAAATAAATTAAAAGAAAGTGGAAAAGTTGCCGCTGGATTAGATGGTTTACTAGAAAGAATAAAACTAGCACATGAAGAAGCCGGGTGGGTAATTTCCTTGTTTGTGACGCTGTTATTTATGACAATTGAATTAACACCCATTTTTTTCAAATTAATGCTCATTAAAAGTCCTTATGACTATATGGAGGAAAATATTAAGGAATTGATTAAAGCTGATAAGGGTATAGAAATACAACATAATTTCTATCCTGACGGCGAGGGAATAGAACGTGATCTTGTTATCAATCATCAGGTGTTAAGAATCCTGAAAGAGAAAATTCTACTATTGGAAACACAAAGTGCCTTAAGTAATGAAGCAATTAATGCATGGAAGCATAAAAAGCAAAATGATATCAATACGAATCCTGAAGCATATTTAAGTGAAGAGTAA
- a CDS encoding DUF4407 domain-containing protein, whose translation MAKQRYARFWSRRSIVSLIGIDYPILEKSELDNFFKFLIAGSLVIGILIISFCSVFYAFDLMFDMWHAEILLSSFFSLMFFTIYIFLIQTFSKEIFPTAYKFKFFNLSNLSRIGFVLMIGFLIAQPIKIFLYRHQLSIDLQQYKRKLYQEFSRENSSLYSSDIIKLRNEKNNYLSMAKSKTLDSEIDKIDAAIFKINHQINLANILANEKISNSNFFIKRIELANKYPGTTLIVISILALFFTPILLIYSISGTSEYYKLKKDNDKKLVLSEYFLFKQKYAQLFKKGYGIADINFYEPFSDPPFNTRKKTEPEYLKQEDFFNNLLSNEGF comes from the coding sequence ATGGCTAAACAAAGATATGCGAGATTTTGGAGTAGGCGATCAATAGTAAGCCTAATTGGAATTGATTACCCAATATTAGAAAAATCGGAGCTGGACAACTTCTTCAAGTTCCTGATTGCAGGATCTTTAGTAATAGGAATTTTAATAATAAGTTTTTGCTCCGTATTCTATGCTTTTGATTTAATGTTTGATATGTGGCATGCTGAGATTCTGCTCTCCTCATTCTTTTCGTTAATGTTTTTTACCATTTATATATTTCTAATACAAACATTTTCAAAAGAAATATTTCCTACAGCTTATAAATTCAAATTTTTTAATTTATCTAATTTGTCTAGAATAGGCTTTGTTTTAATGATTGGTTTTTTAATTGCGCAGCCAATTAAAATATTTTTATATAGACATCAATTAAGTATTGATCTACAACAATACAAGAGAAAATTGTACCAAGAGTTTTCCAGAGAAAATTCTAGCTTATACTCTTCAGATATTATTAAACTTAGAAATGAAAAAAATAATTATCTGTCAATGGCCAAATCTAAAACGTTAGATAGTGAAATAGATAAGATTGATGCAGCAATATTTAAAATAAATCACCAGATCAATTTGGCAAACATTCTAGCTAATGAGAAAATTTCAAATTCAAATTTTTTCATCAAACGAATAGAGCTTGCTAACAAATATCCAGGTACAACCTTAATTGTAATTTCAATACTTGCACTTTTTTTTACTCCAATATTATTAATTTATTCAATTTCTGGTACAAGTGAATATTATAAGCTTAAGAAAGATAATGATAAAAAACTTGTTCTTTCAGAATATTTTCTTTTTAAACAAAAATATGCGCAGCTTTTCAAGAAAGGATACGGAATCGCAGATATTAACTTTTACGAACCATTCTCTGATCCACCATTTAATACGAGAAAGAAAACTGAACCTGAATATTTAAAGCAAGAAGATTTTTTTAATAACCTGCTAAGTAATGAAGGATTTTAA
- a CDS encoding J domain-containing protein: MKDFKKDYYKILGLHPSASADEIKLAYRKQVKKYHPDINPSNSEYENLIKDIIEAYEVLGNKDERFVYDQYLLDKKVKQKQESTSGVHVNKKTYTKTSTRSKEERTYLKGKIFIKYCGKHDERDAENILRESFYRLKITQTNAIIEQTYKERPSEELLKIFADNKPLNLNIQQPVSCQILNKNKVIENYKLELINLTVPNPEIINVTKHEDESFGTLTGTFYCYIREIKTFEEEITVEECFGETGESEHKVENGISYFRKRYYNADCSKYWGNWVPEIAKSNTEYSGRTQTSGNYTRYEHIYNTSKSTQWSNWKYTPRAIPENNGCLGSLGNIIGIGFGILFILFLIPRLAFLLPFILIPYLLNLLPIKFLNWIFKIAFILFGILFSLALISSILKDKNKRTEHVVNKPKTVIKKPRYTPVVNPRSSDHSDQIVDTLISNQMVWEDYNGKTYEGIFSIKKSALNQAHSYKQNLDIAGDSENNYDKIIFSLKENDKYKLSGLYSMFDSIRKANKSNPMEFAEIIVSFVQTIPYTIILPNDCDARYYQDEFTTKYLSSPNARCDGFEKYGINTPVEFVANLNGDCDTRTLFLYMVLSHYDYNVALLSSSYYSHSILGINLPYDGTAFEYNNQRYVFWETTVKNIKPGVLSDEISNTDYWRISLKSK, encoded by the coding sequence ATGAAGGATTTTAAAAAGGATTATTATAAAATTTTGGGGCTTCATCCATCCGCCAGTGCTGATGAGATTAAACTTGCATATAGAAAGCAAGTAAAAAAATATCACCCAGATATAAATCCCAGTAATTCAGAATATGAAAATTTAATTAAAGATATTATTGAAGCGTATGAAGTTCTTGGAAATAAAGATGAACGGTTTGTTTATGACCAATATTTATTGGATAAAAAAGTAAAGCAAAAACAGGAATCTACTTCTGGGGTTCATGTCAATAAAAAAACTTATACTAAAACCTCTACTAGATCAAAAGAAGAACGAACATATTTAAAAGGAAAAATCTTTATTAAGTATTGCGGTAAGCATGATGAAAGAGATGCGGAAAATATTTTAAGAGAAAGCTTTTATAGATTAAAGATTACACAAACCAATGCTATAATTGAGCAAACTTATAAGGAACGACCATCTGAAGAACTACTGAAAATCTTCGCAGATAATAAACCTTTAAATTTAAACATCCAACAGCCCGTAAGCTGCCAGATTCTTAATAAGAATAAGGTAATCGAGAATTATAAATTGGAACTTATTAATCTGACTGTTCCCAATCCAGAAATTATAAATGTTACTAAACATGAAGACGAAAGCTTTGGAACTTTAACAGGAACATTCTATTGTTATATAAGAGAAATAAAAACCTTTGAAGAGGAAATCACTGTGGAAGAATGCTTTGGTGAAACCGGAGAATCTGAACATAAGGTTGAAAATGGTATAAGTTATTTCAGAAAAAGATACTACAATGCAGACTGTAGTAAATACTGGGGTAATTGGGTTCCAGAAATAGCCAAATCTAACACTGAATATAGCGGAAGGACGCAAACTTCGGGTAACTACACAAGGTATGAACATATTTATAACACAAGCAAGTCAACCCAGTGGAGTAATTGGAAATATACGCCTAGAGCCATACCTGAGAATAATGGTTGTTTGGGTTCTTTAGGGAATATCATAGGAATCGGTTTTGGAATCTTATTTATATTGTTCTTAATTCCAAGACTTGCTTTCCTCTTACCATTTATCTTAATACCTTATCTGTTAAATTTATTACCTATAAAATTTTTGAACTGGATTTTTAAAATCGCCTTTATTTTGTTCGGAATCTTATTTTCTTTAGCCTTAATATCCTCAATACTAAAAGATAAAAATAAAAGAACTGAACACGTAGTCAATAAACCAAAAACCGTAATTAAAAAACCAAGATATACACCAGTTGTAAACCCCAGATCTTCAGATCACTCAGATCAGATTGTAGATACTTTAATTTCCAACCAAATGGTTTGGGAAGATTATAATGGTAAAACTTACGAGGGAATTTTTTCAATAAAAAAAAGTGCTTTAAACCAAGCACATTCGTACAAGCAAAATCTAGATATTGCGGGCGATAGTGAAAATAATTATGACAAAATAATTTTTTCACTGAAAGAGAATGATAAGTACAAATTATCTGGATTATATTCTATGTTCGACTCCATTAGAAAAGCGAATAAATCAAATCCAATGGAATTTGCTGAGATAATAGTTTCATTTGTACAGACCATTCCTTATACAATAATTCTTCCCAATGATTGTGACGCACGATATTATCAGGATGAATTTACTACAAAATATCTTTCTAGTCCTAATGCCAGGTGTGATGGTTTCGAAAAATATGGTATCAACACTCCTGTAGAATTTGTTGCCAATTTGAATGGTGATTGTGACACAAGAACATTGTTTCTTTATATGGTACTCTCACATTATGATTATAATGTCGCTTTATTGAGCAGTTCATATTACAGCCATTCGATTCTAGGTATAAACCTGCCCTATGATGGGACTGCTTTCGAATATAATAACCAAAGGTATGTTTTCTGGGAGACAACAGTAAAAAACATTAAACCTGGTGTTCTTTCTGATGAAATTTCAAATACAGATTACTGGCGCATTTCTCTAAAATCAAAATAA
- a CDS encoding thermonuclease family protein, producing the protein MGRLILLGFILCFQSVFVSNQGVYAQAPDLKKSIFIARVIRIMDGDTMEILYQNTPTKVRLAHIDCPEKRGKQPFGNNAKKALSDLCFGQNVTVYAEKYDRYRRLIAVVINNKKQVVNQEMIKQGMAWHFKKYSTNPVYAQLEITARKNKVGLWKETNPTPPWEWRKSKHNSQVTESISK; encoded by the coding sequence ATGGGAAGATTAATTTTACTGGGTTTTATTTTATGTTTTCAATCGGTTTTTGTCAGTAACCAGGGCGTTTATGCTCAGGCTCCCGATTTAAAGAAAAGTATTTTCATTGCCAGGGTAATCCGAATTATGGATGGCGATACCATGGAAATTCTTTACCAAAACACACCAACAAAAGTACGTTTGGCGCATATAGATTGTCCGGAGAAAAGAGGTAAACAACCTTTTGGCAACAATGCAAAGAAAGCTTTATCTGATTTATGTTTTGGGCAAAATGTAACGGTTTATGCCGAAAAGTACGACCGCTATCGCAGGTTAATTGCCGTAGTAATAAACAATAAAAAACAGGTAGTAAACCAGGAAATGATTAAGCAAGGCATGGCCTGGCACTTTAAAAAATATTCTACCAACCCTGTTTATGCCCAACTGGAAATAACCGCCAGAAAAAACAAAGTGGGATTATGGAAAGAAACCAACCCCACGCCACCCTGGGAATGGCGAAAATCGAAACACAACAGCCAGGTTACTGAAAGTATTTCGAAATAA
- a CDS encoding deoxyribodipyrimidine photo-lyase has translation MNKAISIFWFRRDLRLTDNAGFYHALKSGHPVLPLFIFDKNILDKLPEDDARLTFIYQTIEDLKKELQKHGSDLLVKYGTPEKIWTDILAEYEVAAVYTNHDYEPYARERDDNMAEFLTSEKIAFKTYKDQVIFEKNEILKADKTPYTVFTPFYKQWHAKLNPFYTKAYPTQKYYKNLLPCKNLPLPSLKEMGFAKSKLSFPIISYQSKLDSYAQQRDFPGIDGTTHIGLHLRFGTLSIRKAVRDAIEAKSNIWLSELAWREFYMTILWHFPYSAADSFKKQYDKIKWRNNEDEFKAWCEGNTGYPIVDAGMRQLNQTGWMHNRVRMIVASFLTKHLLIDWRWGETYFAEKLLDYEMASNVGGWQWAAGSGNDAAPYFRVFNPELQTKKFDPKFEYIKKWVPEFGTKKYAQPIVEHTFARERVLKVFKEALN, from the coding sequence ATGAATAAAGCCATTTCTATTTTTTGGTTCCGCCGCGATTTACGCTTAACAGATAATGCCGGATTTTACCACGCGCTAAAAAGCGGGCATCCGGTTTTACCACTCTTCATTTTCGATAAAAATATTCTGGATAAACTGCCGGAAGATGATGCAAGGCTAACCTTCATTTATCAAACTATAGAAGACTTAAAAAAGGAACTGCAAAAACATGGCTCAGACCTTCTGGTTAAGTATGGTACACCCGAAAAAATCTGGACGGATATTTTAGCCGAATACGAAGTAGCAGCAGTTTACACGAACCACGATTACGAGCCATATGCCCGCGAACGAGACGATAACATGGCCGAGTTTTTAACCAGCGAGAAAATTGCTTTTAAAACGTATAAAGACCAGGTTATTTTTGAAAAGAACGAAATTTTAAAGGCAGATAAAACACCTTATACCGTTTTCACCCCTTTTTACAAGCAGTGGCATGCCAAATTAAATCCATTTTATACCAAAGCCTACCCCACTCAAAAATATTATAAAAATCTATTGCCTTGCAAAAACCTTCCTTTACCTTCATTGAAAGAAATGGGTTTTGCCAAAAGCAAGCTCAGTTTCCCTATAATTAGTTATCAAAGTAAACTGGATAGTTACGCCCAGCAACGCGACTTCCCGGGCATAGATGGCACCACCCATATCGGTTTACATTTACGTTTTGGCACATTAAGTATCCGCAAGGCTGTACGTGATGCCATTGAAGCAAAATCGAATATCTGGCTTTCTGAACTGGCCTGGCGTGAGTTTTACATGACCATTCTTTGGCATTTCCCTTATTCGGCTGCCGATTCGTTTAAAAAGCAATACGACAAAATTAAATGGCGAAACAATGAGGATGAATTTAAAGCCTGGTGCGAGGGCAATACCGGTTACCCGATTGTGGATGCAGGTATGCGACAATTGAATCAAACCGGTTGGATGCATAACCGCGTGCGTATGATTGTAGCAAGCTTTTTAACCAAACACCTGCTTATTGACTGGCGCTGGGGCGAAACTTATTTTGCCGAAAAACTTTTAGATTACGAAATGGCCAGTAATGTAGGTGGCTGGCAGTGGGCTGCTGGTTCTGGTAACGACGCAGCTCCGTATTTTAGGGTGTTTAACCCTGAGCTGCAAACCAAAAAATTCGACCCGAAATTTGAATACATTAAAAAATGGGTGCCAGAATTTGGCACAAAAAAATATGCCCAACCGATAGTTGAGCATACTTTTGCAAGGGAAAGGGTTTTAAAAGTTTTTAAAGAGGCTTTAAATTAA
- a CDS encoding FKBP-type peptidyl-prolyl cis-trans isomerase, translating into MNKFTQLSLFALLLATVIFSSCKKEYDSIETIDDAAIQAYLKKNNLSFEKDATGYYYKVTTDGTGDVIKNSDSVYYSYTFKTLSGQVLNQTSDLMIPGTFLGYTDQFKINSNTVNYVFKPVREVLSKLKRGGKGTLIMPSNMAFGKNGLSLLNIGSNENVIVDLGIYSQTKRHEVDEYEIEKFIANNKLTMIKDPSRARYSISTAGTGSDIINVNSSIVANYTVRYLDGSVIPQASNQITDILSNLYKGWQLILPGKVTAGGKLRLIIPSDLGNGIPLDFDIEIVSVTN; encoded by the coding sequence ATGAACAAATTTACTCAACTTAGCCTGTTTGCACTTTTATTGGCTACAGTGATTTTCAGCTCTTGTAAAAAAGAGTATGATTCTATTGAAACTATAGACGATGCGGCCATTCAGGCTTACCTGAAAAAGAATAATTTAAGTTTTGAGAAAGATGCCACCGGCTACTATTATAAAGTTACTACTGATGGAACAGGTGATGTAATTAAGAATTCTGATTCGGTATACTATTCTTATACTTTTAAAACATTATCAGGTCAGGTATTAAATCAAACATCTGATTTAATGATTCCTGGTACTTTTTTGGGTTACACCGATCAATTTAAAATTAATAGTAACACGGTTAACTATGTTTTTAAACCAGTAAGAGAAGTATTATCCAAACTGAAAAGAGGTGGTAAAGGTACTTTGATTATGCCTTCAAACATGGCTTTCGGTAAAAACGGATTAAGTTTATTAAATATAGGTTCTAACGAAAACGTTATTGTTGATTTAGGTATATATTCTCAAACCAAAAGACATGAGGTTGATGAGTATGAGATAGAAAAATTTATTGCTAACAATAAATTAACAATGATAAAAGACCCATCGAGGGCACGTTATAGTATAAGCACGGCAGGTACTGGGTCAGACATAATTAATGTTAACTCTTCAATCGTAGCAAACTATACTGTAAGATACCTGGATGGCTCTGTGATCCCGCAAGCCTCAAATCAGATAACAGATATTTTAAGTAACTTATATAAGGGTTGGCAATTAATATTGCCTGGTAAAGTAACTGCTGGAGGAAAACTTCGTTTAATTATTCCATCTGATTTAGGAAATGGAATACCATTAGATTTCGATATTGAAATTGTAAGCGTTACCAACTAG
- a CDS encoding FKBP-type peptidyl-prolyl cis-trans isomerase, with protein sequence MAKFKYIILLVCITACFAACKKNTPVEDYDPVPQFKADTTAIRAFVKANNITAIKDSYGIFYQIIEPGSGSVSYLASTKITADYEGRLLNGTIFDSTKGTPTSFSLGNVIAGWQIGIQRIQKGGKIRLIIPSYYAYGTQSPSSSVPANSVLDFTITLTDVQ encoded by the coding sequence ATGGCTAAGTTTAAATATATTATCCTATTAGTTTGTATTACAGCTTGCTTTGCTGCTTGTAAAAAGAACACGCCGGTAGAGGACTACGATCCGGTACCGCAGTTTAAGGCAGATACAACTGCGATTCGTGCTTTTGTTAAAGCTAACAATATTACCGCGATTAAGGATTCTTACGGTATTTTTTACCAGATTATTGAGCCCGGATCAGGTAGTGTAAGCTATCTGGCTTCAACCAAAATTACTGCCGATTACGAAGGCCGGTTGTTAAACGGAACCATTTTCGACAGCACAAAAGGTACTCCTACTTCATTTTCGTTAGGAAATGTGATTGCAGGCTGGCAAATAGGAATTCAGAGAATACAAAAAGGAGGCAAGATCAGGTTAATTATTCCTTCTTATTATGCTTATGGAACACAATCGCCCTCAAGCTCAGTTCCGGCAAATTCAGTGCTCGATTTTACAATAACACTTACAGACGTACAATAA
- a CDS encoding FKBP-type peptidyl-prolyl cis-trans isomerase: protein MIKLRLLTLLFLAIVTVSACKKDEDPEKQITEFIQKNNINATKDASGLYYQIIKPGTGSFTYPANTKITIKYEGRLLDGSVFDNGGGKEQTFNLAELIEGWKIGIPKIQKGGEIRLIVPPGLGYGSSAVGPIPGNSVLDFTIQLSNTQ, encoded by the coding sequence ATGATTAAACTTAGATTGCTTACCCTGCTCTTTTTGGCTATAGTTACAGTTTCAGCTTGTAAAAAAGACGAGGATCCTGAAAAGCAGATTACCGAATTTATCCAGAAGAACAATATCAACGCAACTAAAGATGCATCGGGATTATATTACCAGATCATTAAACCAGGCACAGGTTCTTTTACTTATCCGGCCAATACTAAAATTACCATTAAGTACGAAGGCCGTTTGTTAGATGGCAGTGTTTTCGATAATGGCGGCGGTAAAGAACAAACCTTTAATCTGGCCGAATTAATAGAAGGCTGGAAAATTGGCATTCCTAAAATACAAAAAGGAGGCGAAATCAGATTAATCGTTCCGCCAGGTTTAGGTTATGGAAGTAGTGCGGTAGGTCCAATTCCAGGTAACTCGGTGTTAGATTTTACCATTCAGCTTTCTAATACACAATAA